One part of the Mya arenaria isolate MELC-2E11 chromosome 3, ASM2691426v1 genome encodes these proteins:
- the LOC128228226 gene encoding cyclic AMP-inducible protein BP74-like → MNRYEGDVNQFKGDVNQYEGDLDQYEGEQYKGEQYESDMNQYGCDVNQYEGDVNQFKGDVNQYEGDLDQYEGEQYKGEQYESDMNQYECDVNQYEGDVDQYGGDLELYEGDVDQYEGDVDKFKGGVYQYGGDVKQYEGDMDQCEEREVNQYGGDVDQYQGDVDQYVGDVEQHEGDMDQYEGDVDRYEIDVNQYKDGVNQYKGDVIQYEGDVELYEGDMNQYEGDVNQFKGDVNQYEGDVNQYEDDVELYEGDVNKFKCDVNQYESDVNQYEGDVNQYEGDVDLYESDVNKFKCDMNKYEGDVNQNEGDVNQYGVDVDQY, encoded by the exons ATGAATCGGTATGAAGGTGACGTGAATCAGTTTAAAGGCGACGTGAATCAGTATGAAGGTGACTTGGACCAGTATGAAGGTGAACAGTATAAAGGTGAACAGTATGAAAGCGACATGAATCAGTATGGATGTGACGTGAATCAGTATGAAG GTGACGTGAATCAGTTTAAAGGCGACGTGAATCAGTATGAAGGTGACTTGGACCAGTATGAAGGTGAGCAGTATAAAGGTGAACAGTATGAAAGCGACATGAATCAGTATGAATGTGACGTGAATCAGTATGAAG GTGACGTGGATCAGTACGGAGGTGACTTGGAACTGTATGAAGGTGACGTGGATCAGTATGAAGGTGACGTGGACAAGTTTAAAGGTGGCGTGTATCAGTATGGAGGTGACGTGAAACAGTATGAAGGTGACATGGATCAGTGTGAAG AAAGGGAAGTGAATCAGTATGGAGGTGACGTGGACCAGTATCAAGGTGACGTGGATCAGTATGTAGGTGACGTGGAACAGCATGAAGGTGACATGGATCAGTATGAAGGTGACGTGGATCGGTATGAAATTGACGTGAATCAGTATAAAGATGGCGTGAATCAGTATAAAGGTGACGTGATTCAGTATGAAGGTGACGTGGAACTGTATGAAGGTGACATGAATCAGTATGAAGGTGACGTGAATCAGTTTAAAGGTGATGTGAATCAGTATGAAGGTGACGTGAATCAGTATGAAGATGACGTGGAACTGTATGAAGGTGACGTGAATAAGTTTAAATGCGACGTGAATCAGTATGAAAGTGACGTGAATCAGTATGAAGGTGACGTGAATCAGTATGAAGGTGACGTGGACCTGTATGAAAGTGACGTGAATAAGTTTAAATGTGACATGAATAAGTATGAAGGTGACGTGAATCAGAATGAAGGTGACGTGAATCAGTATGGAGTTGACGTGGACCAGTATTAA